The nucleotide sequence AGGGATCCCGGTCTGGCGCGGGCGTACTACTACTACGTCGTCACCGCCGTGGCGGCCGACGGCACAGAATCGGCCCCGCAGGCCACGCCGTTCGGGATATCGATGATGGCGCCCTGACGCCCCCGCTCGATCGCTCGATCGCGCTGTCGAGTCGGGACATGCCGTCCATGGGAGGCCCTCCACCGGCGCCTGTCGTGCCGTGGCGGGCCGTTCGAGCGATCGGCCGGTCGCCGCGTTCACGCCCGGGAGGAAGAGGTGGATCTGGAGGTCAGGTGGGGCTCCAGATCTTTCAAACGGGTGGCGTGGTCGGGGTGGGGGGACAGGCCTCGGCCGAGCCGGTCCCGAGCGGTGCCTGTTCGGGGCAGTGCGTCAGCAGTTGCCTGTTTTTGCTGTTCCTCGTGATGCAGTCGTGTCAGGAGCTGGGCCAGGGCCGGGCCGAACCCGAGGTGGGTCGCGTAGAGGTCGGCTCGTAGTTCGGCCCTTCGCCCCGTGTGAGCGTGGGCGTACGGGACCACCAGCATGATCACCGGAAGGCCGTAGGACGCCAGGGCCAGGCCCAAGAGCAAAGCGCCGAGCGTCAGCACGACCAGCCCCGTGCCGAGGAAGCCGAACACTCGAGCCACAAAGAAGGCGACCGCCATCACGGCACGGGCGATACGCCAGACGATGCGACTGGGCAGGGCGTACCAGTAGCCGAGCAGCGAGGCCCAGGCGTGCCCACCTGCATGGTGGCCCAACTCGTGGGCCAGAATGGCGGCCAGCTCGTGAGAAGGCAGCTGATGGATGGCGAAGCGGTTGACGCCGATGAGATGACTGCCGGTAGCAACCCCGAGGTTGGTGTTCTCCACCCACAGTTCATAGCGTCCTTGCGGCAGGTCGGCGCGGGCGAGGACCTCGCGCCACACCGGGTCGAGACGGGCCAGCTCCTGCGCGGTGGGCCGGTGCAGTCCCATGAAGTGCCGGGCGATGGCCCGTTCCGTAGGCCGGTGGAGCATCAGGGCACCGCTGGCCACCCAGACCAGAATCACGAGGACGGCATACCGGCCCAGGAACGAGGCGGCCACCCACAGGACACCGAG is from Streptomyces asoensis and encodes:
- a CDS encoding sigma-70 family RNA polymerase sigma factor, which encodes MTEPVEDLALVAVYERYYGEMVGYAGRRLREAGTPLSHVDAEDVVQDAFAQAFRNQQRIVWPRAYLYKVIRNRLQELQERAQRAEVLAELPTPAAVSSVEEVVIAVCDVQRALAQLPTQQRTAVYAAKALGFTQHEVAESMGRQPGTVGVHIARGVQMLRAALTITAAVAAVITCVGAVAGLRYISAASRGRIPVSAPHDVLAWLWLAPLMLIAAAVGYLFFGSGRTRRIGTNSAARPPDVTALGTLLLYLPNFLCSLGVLWVAASFLGRYAVLVILVWVASGALMLHRPTERAIARHFMGLHRPTAQELARLDPVWREVLARADLPQGRYELWVENTNLGVATGSHLIGVNRFAIHQLPSHELAAILAHELGHHAGGHAWASLLGYWYALPSRIVWRIARAVMAVAFFVARVFGFLGTGLVVLTLGALLLGLALASYGLPVIMLVVPYAHAHTGRRAELRADLYATHLGFGPALAQLLTRLHHEEQQKQATADALPRTGTARDRLGRGLSPHPDHATRLKDLEPHLTSRSTSSSRA